The following are from one region of the Synechococcus sp. CBW1108 genome:
- a CDS encoding GMC oxidoreductase translates to MADPALQPDAIVVGSGATGGVAAMVLAEAGLNVLVLEAGPELGWREALGSEPLNSARRLAHISSGKQRLQRHHPGYWKHNPNLFVDERRNPYTTPADAPFLWTRGRQVGGKSLTWGGITLRLSDYEFQADARTGQGPGWPIGSRELAPYYGRLEQLLGVHGGCDGLSQLPDGHFLPPLPFTPGERHLQSRIAAELGLPLIHSRGFRLHRQAGWPRSASQGSTLARALATGRTQVRSNAVVSHLLIRGDRAEGVVLVNGATGAQERLSAPLVVLCASTIETVRILLHSSEAHQSGGLVDPSASLGRHLMDHISSSRFFSIAGVGPPQEEVELSGAGSCFIPNTVNLEPGSQSDFQGGYGLWCALQRFDPPKLLQRRRGEAVGFLIGHGDVLPDPANQVTLNTNQLDAWGLPTVHINCRWGANEQRLLAHMHGRMEDVVAAAGGQIRAIEELFVLPLLEPWLRTSLAVSPGAPPPGYYIHELGGARMAATADGGVVNSLNQCWGAANVLVVDGACWPRAGWQSPTLTEMAITWRACEAAAERLRHGG, encoded by the coding sequence ATGGCCGACCCCGCGCTGCAACCTGACGCCATCGTGGTGGGCTCCGGTGCCACCGGCGGCGTGGCGGCCATGGTGCTGGCCGAAGCCGGCCTGAATGTGCTGGTGCTAGAGGCGGGGCCGGAGCTGGGCTGGCGCGAGGCCCTCGGCAGCGAGCCGCTCAATAGCGCCCGGCGCCTGGCCCATATCTCCAGCGGCAAGCAACGGCTCCAACGCCACCACCCGGGGTATTGGAAACACAATCCAAACCTGTTCGTCGATGAGCGGCGCAACCCCTACACCACCCCCGCTGATGCCCCCTTTCTGTGGACCCGAGGGCGGCAAGTGGGCGGCAAAAGTCTCACCTGGGGTGGCATCACCCTGCGGCTCTCCGACTACGAATTCCAGGCCGACGCCCGCACTGGCCAGGGGCCAGGCTGGCCAATCGGCAGCAGGGAGCTGGCCCCCTACTACGGGCGGCTCGAGCAGCTACTGGGGGTGCACGGTGGCTGCGATGGGCTGAGCCAGTTGCCCGATGGCCACTTCCTGCCCCCCCTGCCCTTCACCCCGGGCGAACGGCACCTGCAGAGCCGCATCGCAGCCGAGCTCGGGCTGCCCCTGATTCACTCCCGCGGCTTCAGGCTGCATCGGCAGGCGGGCTGGCCCCGCTCCGCCAGCCAGGGAAGCACCCTGGCCAGGGCCCTGGCCACCGGCCGCACCCAGGTGCGCAGCAACGCGGTGGTGAGCCACCTGCTGATCCGAGGCGACAGGGCCGAGGGGGTGGTGCTGGTGAATGGAGCCACGGGCGCCCAGGAGCGGCTCAGCGCCCCCCTGGTGGTGCTGTGTGCATCCACGATCGAAACCGTACGGATCCTGCTGCACTCCAGTGAGGCCCACCAGAGCGGCGGGCTGGTCGATCCATCGGCAAGCCTGGGGCGCCACCTGATGGATCACATCTCCAGCAGCCGCTTCTTCTCCATTGCCGGAGTGGGCCCGCCGCAGGAAGAGGTGGAGCTCTCAGGAGCCGGCAGCTGCTTCATTCCCAACACCGTCAACCTGGAGCCGGGCAGCCAGAGCGACTTCCAGGGCGGCTACGGCCTCTGGTGCGCCCTGCAGCGTTTCGACCCGCCCAAGCTGCTGCAGCGGCGCCGCGGCGAGGCGGTGGGCTTCCTGATCGGCCACGGCGATGTGCTGCCCGATCCGGCCAACCAGGTGACCCTGAACACCAACCAGCTCGATGCCTGGGGGTTGCCCACGGTCCATATCAACTGCCGCTGGGGCGCCAACGAGCAGCGGCTGCTGGCCCACATGCACGGCCGCATGGAGGACGTTGTGGCCGCCGCCGGCGGCCAGATCCGGGCGATCGAAGAGCTGTTCGTGCTGCCGCTGCTGGAGCCCTGGCTCCGCACCAGCCTGGCGGTTAGCCCGGGGGCCCCACCCCCCGGCTACTACATCCATGAGCTGGGAGGGGCCCGCATGGCCGCCACGGCCGACGGGGGGGTGGTGAATTCGCTCAACCAGTGCTGGGGGGCGGCGAACGTGCTGGTGGTGGATGGAGCCTGCTGGCCGCGGGCCGGCTGGCAGAGCCCCACACTCACGGAGATGGCGATCACCTGGCGGGCCTGTGAAGCGGCCGCAGAACGGCTGCGCCACGGGGGTTAG
- a CDS encoding DUF2811 domain-containing protein, whose protein sequence is MSTERLHLQRCMESCIESCMEPGIEQEAASVSLEAEVPEVLFEGMKEFLLQHPQWDQYRLISSALASFLFQNGCSDQNVAQHYLNGFSLNS, encoded by the coding sequence ATGAGCACTGAACGCCTCCACCTTCAACGCTGCATGGAGAGCTGTATTGAGAGCTGCATGGAGCCCGGCATCGAGCAGGAGGCCGCCAGCGTCAGCTTGGAGGCGGAGGTGCCGGAGGTTTTGTTCGAGGGCATGAAGGAATTTCTGCTCCAGCATCCCCAGTGGGACCAATACCGGCTGATTTCTTCAGCCCTGGCCAGCTTTCTATTTCAGAACGGCTGCAGCGATCAAAACGTCGCCCAGCATTACCTAAACGGGTTTTCCCTCAACAGCTGA
- a CDS encoding sirohydrochlorin chelatase translates to MASPSGLDLSQGPHGPIGVLVCGHGSRNRLAVAEFAQLARGLQAQLPAVPVEYGYLEFARPILRDGLDALRAKGVGQVLAVPAMLFAAGHAKNDIPSVLNTYAAETGLRIDYGRELGIDLNMIQAAGARIREALAQAPTDVPLHETLLVVVGRGSSDPDANSNVSKVTRMLVEGFGFGWGETVYSGVTFPLVEPGLRHVVRLGYRRVIVFPYFLFSGVLVSRIRQHTERVAADHPEVEFLQASYLADHPLVLGTFVERVAEVVRGDTQMNCSLCKYRAQVLGFETEVGAPQHSHHHHVEGLTDGCDLCERECTGACQPDGVPLPAAGHHHEHSHHHQNSHHHAPYPHADHPLGPGTLRKGGGTGG, encoded by the coding sequence ATGGCTTCCCCCTCCGGTCTTGACCTCAGCCAAGGCCCCCACGGACCGATTGGGGTTCTGGTGTGCGGCCACGGCAGCCGCAACCGCCTGGCGGTGGCTGAATTCGCCCAGCTGGCCCGGGGCCTGCAGGCCCAATTGCCCGCGGTGCCGGTGGAATACGGCTACCTGGAATTCGCCCGGCCAATCTTGCGTGATGGCCTCGACGCCCTGCGGGCAAAGGGGGTGGGCCAGGTGCTGGCGGTGCCGGCCATGTTGTTTGCCGCCGGCCATGCCAAAAACGACATCCCCTCGGTGCTGAACACCTACGCAGCCGAAACTGGCCTGCGCATCGACTACGGCCGGGAGCTGGGCATCGACCTCAACATGATTCAGGCAGCCGGTGCCCGGATCCGCGAAGCCCTGGCCCAGGCCCCGACCGATGTGCCTCTGCACGAGACCCTGCTGGTGGTGGTGGGCCGGGGCTCCTCCGATCCGGATGCCAATTCCAATGTGTCCAAGGTGACCCGGATGCTCGTGGAGGGCTTTGGTTTCGGCTGGGGCGAAACCGTCTATTCCGGCGTCACCTTCCCTTTGGTGGAGCCCGGTTTGCGCCATGTGGTCAGGCTTGGCTACCGCCGTGTAATCGTCTTTCCCTACTTTCTGTTTTCAGGGGTGTTGGTCAGTCGGATCCGGCAGCACACCGAGCGGGTGGCGGCAGACCACCCGGAGGTGGAGTTCCTGCAGGCTTCCTACCTGGCTGACCACCCCCTGGTGCTGGGCACCTTCGTCGAGAGGGTTGCCGAGGTGGTGCGGGGTGACACCCAGATGAACTGCTCCCTGTGCAAGTACCGGGCCCAGGTGCTCGGCTTTGAAACGGAAGTGGGGGCTCCCCAGCACAGCCACCACCACCACGTTGAGGGCCTCACCGATGGCTGCGATCTCTGTGAGCGGGAGTGCACTGGCGCCTGCCAGCCCGATGGCGTTCCCCTGCCCGCAGCTGGCCATCACCACGAGCACAGCCATCACCACCAGAACAGCCATCACCACGCCCCCTATCCCCACGCAGACCACCCACTGGGTCCAGGCACCCTGCGCAAAGGCGGCGGGACTGGCGGGTGA
- a CDS encoding ParB-like protein yields MALRLPPYQELPAPGPASELLEIPIAQLRPTQLCVGLAEVRSRLRDFSAEDAGERRSYLGSKPVPLVRNRAGQMWMVDRHHRLRALIEIAPGATAFGYVVLELDSDDPLQVLEILKERGWLYLYDGRGLGPLSPSALPAQLTGLQDDPYRSLVWKLKKEGVIEPAPLIPFHEFRWGAWLRSRPLPPFSSEQLEPALPRAMALAKSKAASHLAGWKGSA; encoded by the coding sequence ATGGCCCTGCGCCTCCCCCCCTACCAGGAGCTGCCTGCCCCGGGCCCGGCCAGCGAACTGCTGGAAATTCCCATTGCCCAGCTCCGTCCCACCCAGCTCTGCGTGGGGCTGGCCGAAGTGCGCAGCCGGCTGCGGGACTTCAGCGCAGAGGATGCCGGCGAACGCCGCTCCTACCTGGGCAGCAAGCCGGTTCCCCTGGTGCGCAACCGGGCCGGCCAGATGTGGATGGTGGATCGCCACCACCGGCTGCGGGCCCTGATCGAAATCGCCCCTGGCGCCACCGCCTTTGGCTACGTTGTGCTCGAGCTCGACAGCGACGACCCGCTGCAGGTGCTGGAGATCCTGAAGGAACGGGGCTGGTTGTATCTCTACGACGGCCGCGGCCTGGGGCCCCTGTCGCCCTCAGCCCTGCCCGCCCAGCTGACCGGTCTCCAGGACGACCCCTACCGAAGCCTGGTGTGGAAACTGAAAAAAGAGGGGGTGATCGAGCCAGCGCCGCTGATCCCCTTCCATGAATTTCGCTGGGGAGCCTGGCTGCGCAGCCGGCCCTTACCCCCCTTCAGCTCCGAGCAGCTCGAGCCTGCCCTGCCGCGGGCCATGGCCCTGGCCAAATCCAAGGCTGCCTCCCACCTGGCGGGCTGGAAGGGCAGTGCCTGA
- a CDS encoding universal stress protein, protein MTFHHLLVPTDGSELSSQAVAQAVELAGAIGARLTLFHVQTNFPISLVGVGELVDPHTVDTLVKAARARAEQILTEAGAMAEAAAVPWGRETVVHALPHGAILEAAGRLGADLIVMASHGRRGLEGVLLGSETQRVLSQSPCPVLVVR, encoded by the coding sequence ATGACCTTTCACCACCTGCTGGTGCCCACAGATGGCTCGGAGCTCTCCAGCCAGGCCGTAGCCCAAGCAGTGGAGCTCGCCGGGGCGATCGGGGCGCGGCTCACCCTGTTTCACGTGCAGACCAACTTCCCGATCTCCCTGGTGGGCGTGGGCGAGCTGGTGGATCCGCACACGGTCGACACCCTGGTGAAGGCGGCACGAGCCCGGGCCGAGCAAATCCTGACGGAAGCTGGCGCGATGGCGGAGGCCGCCGCCGTGCCCTGGGGCCGCGAAACGGTGGTGCATGCCCTGCCCCATGGCGCAATTCTGGAGGCCGCCGGGCGCCTTGGCGCCGACCTGATCGTGATGGCCTCCCACGGGCGCCGCGGCCTGGAGGGGGTGCTTCTGGGCAGCGAAACCCAGCGGGTGCTCAGCCAGAGCCCCTGTCCGGTGCTGGTTGTGCGCTGA
- a CDS encoding glycogen/starch/alpha-glucan phosphorylase: MASAESKALVESMQRHLFFSQAKSASLATRHDHYRCLALAVRDRLLRNWVDTADTYTREHVRTATYLSAEYLLGPHLENNLVNLGLVEAARQACTSLGLNLQELIAEEPEPGLGNGGLGRLAACFQESMATLELPAIGYGIRYEFGIFRQQITPHGQVESTDPWLAQGNPWELIRPEWSYPVQIGEHTVIGVAYDTPILGYGVNTANTLRLWSAVAPEAFDFASFNAGDYTRAVLRKMQSETLSKVLYPNDELDQGKRLRLSQQIFFVSCSLQDMFRILRGQGLEVTEFHHKFAVQLNDTHPAIAVAELMRLLLDVHGVDWDTAWSITTASISYTNHTLLPEALETWGVELFEQLLPRQLEIIYEINSRFLRMARIRYPGDFQILQRISLIEEGPQRRVRMANLAVVGSHHVNGVAELHSTLLKQHLFADLARIWPERFTNVTNGVTPRRWLAVANPPLATLLDEVIGERWRTHLEELEGLAPYADDPAFLERWQAVRDLGKQRLAQYMRKELGVLVDHNSLFDVQVKRIHEYKRQHLAALQIVERYLRIREGENLPPRTFVFGGKAAPGYAIAKLIIRLLVGIADVVNMDPAMDGRLKVVFLPNFSVSLGQLVYPAVDLSEQISTAGKEASGTGNMKMALNGAVTIGTLDGANIEIRDCVGAENFFLFGHTAEQIEQLGHSGYHPMPWIEQDPVVRQALELIGSGYFSEGDGELFHPLLASLTSHDPFRVMADVADYRRAQNEVDGAWINRSRWARMSLHNTMKCGFFSSDRSIADYAERIWKVAPVRVQASADAPVP, encoded by the coding sequence ATGGCCTCTGCCGAAAGCAAGGCGCTGGTTGAATCGATGCAGCGTCATCTCTTTTTCAGTCAGGCCAAATCCGCCTCCTTGGCCACCCGCCACGACCACTACCGCTGCCTGGCCCTGGCGGTGCGCGACCGCCTGCTGCGCAACTGGGTGGATACGGCTGACACCTACACCCGCGAGCACGTGCGCACCGCCACCTACCTGTCGGCGGAATACCTGCTCGGCCCCCACCTCGAAAACAACCTGGTCAACCTGGGCCTGGTGGAGGCGGCCCGGCAGGCCTGCACCAGCTTGGGCCTGAACCTCCAGGAGCTGATCGCTGAGGAGCCCGAGCCCGGCCTGGGCAATGGGGGCCTCGGCCGGCTGGCCGCCTGCTTCCAGGAGTCGATGGCAACCCTGGAACTGCCGGCCATCGGTTACGGCATCCGCTACGAATTCGGCATCTTCCGCCAGCAGATCACACCCCATGGCCAGGTGGAGAGCACGGACCCCTGGCTGGCCCAGGGCAACCCCTGGGAGTTGATCCGGCCCGAGTGGAGCTACCCGGTGCAGATCGGTGAGCACACCGTGATCGGCGTGGCCTACGACACACCGATCCTTGGCTACGGCGTCAACACCGCCAACACCCTGCGGCTGTGGTCGGCGGTGGCACCGGAGGCCTTCGACTTCGCCTCCTTCAACGCAGGTGACTACACCAGGGCCGTGCTGCGCAAGATGCAGTCGGAAACCCTCTCCAAGGTGCTCTACCCCAACGACGAACTCGACCAGGGCAAGCGGCTGCGCCTCTCCCAGCAGATCTTCTTCGTCAGCTGCTCCCTCCAGGACATGTTCCGCATCCTGCGGGGCCAGGGCCTGGAAGTGACCGAATTCCACCACAAGTTTGCGGTGCAGCTCAATGACACCCATCCCGCCATCGCCGTCGCCGAGTTGATGCGGCTGCTGCTGGACGTCCACGGCGTCGACTGGGACACCGCCTGGTCGATCACCACCGCCAGCATCAGCTACACAAACCACACCCTGCTGCCCGAGGCCCTCGAAACCTGGGGGGTGGAGCTGTTCGAGCAGCTGCTGCCGCGCCAGCTGGAGATCATCTACGAGATCAACTCCCGCTTCCTGCGCATGGCTCGGATTCGCTACCCCGGAGATTTCCAAATTCTGCAGCGCATCTCCCTGATCGAAGAGGGCCCCCAACGGCGGGTGCGCATGGCCAACCTGGCAGTGGTTGGCAGCCACCACGTCAATGGCGTTGCCGAGTTGCACAGCACCCTGCTCAAGCAGCACCTGTTCGCCGACCTGGCTCGGATCTGGCCGGAGCGCTTTACCAATGTCACCAACGGCGTCACCCCCCGGCGCTGGCTGGCGGTGGCCAATCCTCCCCTGGCAACCCTGCTGGACGAGGTGATCGGGGAGCGCTGGCGCACCCATTTGGAGGAGTTGGAGGGGCTGGCGCCCTATGCCGATGACCCGGCCTTCCTCGAGCGCTGGCAGGCGGTGCGGGATCTCGGCAAGCAGCGCCTGGCCCAGTACATGCGCAAGGAGTTGGGGGTGCTGGTGGACCACAACTCCCTCTTCGATGTGCAGGTGAAGCGCATCCATGAATACAAGCGCCAGCACCTGGCGGCCCTGCAGATCGTCGAGCGCTACCTGCGCATCCGTGAGGGGGAGAACCTGCCGCCCCGCACCTTCGTGTTCGGCGGCAAGGCGGCGCCGGGCTACGCCATAGCCAAGCTGATCATCAGGCTGTTGGTGGGTATTGCCGATGTGGTGAACATGGATCCGGCCATGGATGGGCGCCTCAAGGTGGTGTTCCTGCCCAATTTCAGCGTCAGCCTGGGCCAGCTGGTGTATCCGGCGGTTGACCTCTCCGAGCAGATCTCCACCGCTGGCAAGGAGGCCTCCGGTACCGGCAATATGAAGATGGCGCTCAACGGGGCCGTGACGATCGGCACCCTCGATGGGGCCAACATCGAGATCCGCGATTGCGTTGGGGCGGAAAACTTCTTCCTCTTCGGCCACACCGCCGAGCAGATCGAGCAGCTGGGCCACAGCGGTTACCACCCCATGCCCTGGATCGAGCAGGATCCGGTTGTGCGGCAGGCCCTGGAGCTGATTGGCTCGGGCTATTTCAGTGAGGGCGATGGGGAGCTGTTTCACCCGCTGCTGGCCAGCCTCACCAGCCATGACCCCTTCCGGGTGATGGCCGATGTGGCCGATTACCGTCGCGCCCAAAATGAGGTGGATGGGGCCTGGATTAACCGCAGCCGCTGGGCCCGGATGTCCCTGCACAACACGATGAAGTGCGGCTTCTTCAGCAGCGACCGCTCGATTGCCGACTATGCCGAGCGGATCTGGAAGGTGGCGCCGGTGCGGGTGCAGGCCAGTGCCGATGCGCCGGTGCCCTAG
- a CDS encoding glutamine synthetase III, with protein MPSQPRLDAIEKILSRQPIATAPIQSLDELWASDVFTLDKMKAALPKEIFKSVQRTIKEGSKLDVSVANVVAQAMKEWATARGALYYSHVFYPLTNSTAEKHDGFISPQGDGTAFTEFTGKVLVQGEPDGSSFPNGGIRSTFEARGYTAWDITSPAYLMETPNGLTLCIPTVFVSWTGEALDKKTPLLRSIAAVNKQAHKLLSLLGETNIAPVNSSCGAEQEYFLIDSAYVPLRPDLLLAGRTLFGRPSAKGQQFDDHYFGAIPERVQVFMQEVERQMYKLGIPAKTRHNEVAPSQFEIAPFFEAANVATDHQQLTMTILRATAKKHGLACLLHEKPFAGINGSGKHVNWSIGNATQGNLLDPGKTPHENLQFLLFCGAVIRGVHLYGPLLRAVIATASNDHRLGANEAPPAIISVYLGSQLEDVFNQIREGRLSGSAIGGVMNFGVDTLPEFDKDAGDRNRTSPFAFTGNRFEFRAVGSNQSVAGPLVTLNTILADSLNWIAGELETKLSSGFGLEEGALAVLKTTITNHGAVVFGGNGYSEEWHHMAVAERGLENLRTTADALPVLERPAIRELFERTGVLSAVELQSRFEVYAEQYILAIDVEAKLAVQIARTQVYPAAIRYLGELAESLQLQSSLGIQVCPESSKQVAELCQSLMDISGQLQGAIENPPHGTEAHMRYSADTLVPLMAELRGVVDGLEALVDDNLWPLPTYQEMLFVR; from the coding sequence ATGCCCTCCCAGCCCCGCCTCGATGCCATCGAGAAGATTCTCAGCCGCCAACCCATTGCCACCGCACCGATCCAGTCACTCGATGAGCTGTGGGCCAGTGACGTCTTCACGCTGGACAAGATGAAGGCGGCGCTGCCGAAGGAGATTTTCAAGTCGGTGCAGCGCACCATCAAGGAGGGCAGCAAGCTCGACGTTTCGGTGGCCAACGTGGTAGCCCAGGCGATGAAGGAATGGGCCACCGCCCGCGGCGCCCTTTATTACTCCCACGTCTTCTACCCACTCACCAACTCCACCGCCGAGAAGCACGACGGCTTCATCTCCCCCCAGGGCGACGGCACGGCCTTCACCGAATTCACCGGCAAGGTGCTGGTGCAGGGCGAGCCAGACGGCTCCTCCTTCCCGAACGGCGGCATCCGCTCCACCTTCGAGGCCCGCGGCTACACCGCCTGGGACATCACCAGTCCGGCCTATCTGATGGAGACACCCAATGGCCTCACCCTCTGCATCCCGACGGTGTTTGTGTCCTGGACCGGCGAAGCCCTCGACAAGAAAACGCCCCTGCTGCGCTCGATCGCCGCGGTGAACAAGCAGGCCCACAAGCTGCTCAGCCTGTTGGGTGAAACCAACATCGCCCCGGTCAACTCCAGCTGCGGCGCTGAGCAGGAGTACTTCCTGATCGACAGCGCCTACGTGCCCCTGCGGCCTGATCTGCTGCTAGCCGGCCGCACCCTGTTCGGTCGGCCGTCGGCCAAGGGTCAGCAGTTTGACGACCACTACTTCGGTGCTATCCCGGAGCGGGTGCAGGTGTTCATGCAGGAGGTGGAGCGGCAGATGTACAAGCTTGGGATCCCGGCCAAGACGCGCCACAACGAGGTGGCACCCTCCCAGTTCGAGATCGCGCCCTTCTTCGAAGCCGCGAACGTGGCCACAGACCACCAGCAGCTGACGATGACCATCCTGCGAGCCACCGCCAAGAAGCATGGCCTGGCCTGCCTGCTGCACGAGAAACCCTTTGCCGGCATCAATGGCTCGGGCAAACACGTCAACTGGTCGATCGGCAACGCCACCCAGGGGAACCTGCTCGATCCGGGCAAGACGCCCCACGAAAACCTCCAGTTCCTGCTCTTCTGCGGAGCCGTGATCCGGGGCGTGCACCTGTATGGCCCTCTGCTGCGGGCAGTGATCGCCACCGCCAGCAACGACCACCGCCTGGGCGCCAACGAAGCGCCACCGGCGATCATCTCGGTTTATCTGGGCAGCCAGCTCGAAGATGTGTTCAACCAGATCCGCGAGGGCCGGCTCTCCGGCTCTGCGATCGGCGGCGTGATGAACTTCGGCGTGGACACCCTGCCGGAATTCGACAAGGACGCCGGCGATCGCAACCGCACCTCGCCCTTCGCCTTCACCGGCAACCGCTTCGAATTCCGCGCCGTCGGCTCGAACCAGTCGGTGGCGGGGCCGCTGGTGACACTCAACACGATCCTGGCCGACTCGCTCAACTGGATTGCCGGCGAACTGGAAACCAAGCTCTCCAGCGGTTTCGGCCTGGAGGAGGGGGCCCTGGCTGTGCTCAAGACCACGATCACCAACCACGGCGCGGTGGTGTTCGGCGGCAACGGCTACTCGGAAGAATGGCACCACATGGCAGTGGCGGAGCGGGGCCTGGAAAACCTCCGCACCACCGCCGATGCCCTGCCGGTGCTGGAGCGGCCGGCTATCCGCGAGTTGTTCGAGCGCACGGGCGTGCTCTCGGCCGTCGAGCTGCAGAGCCGTTTTGAGGTCTACGCCGAGCAGTACATCCTGGCGATCGATGTGGAGGCCAAGCTGGCCGTCCAGATCGCCCGCACCCAGGTGTATCCGGCGGCAATCCGCTATCTGGGCGAACTGGCCGAATCCCTGCAACTGCAGAGCTCCCTCGGCATCCAGGTATGCCCGGAAAGCTCCAAGCAGGTTGCCGAACTGTGCCAGTCCCTGATGGACATCAGCGGCCAGTTGCAGGGTGCAATTGAGAATCCACCCCATGGCACCGAAGCCCATATGCGCTATAGCGCCGACACCCTGGTGCCTTTGATGGCGGAACTGCGGGGCGTGGTTGATGGCCTGGAGGCCCTGGTGGACGACAACCTCTGGCCCTTGCCCACCTACCAGGAGATGCTGTTCGTGCGCTGA
- a CDS encoding triacylglycerol lipase encodes MADCGENGTRSSHLDDPGGQPSPPLVLVHGLLDSPLVFNGLKRSLANRRQPLLLPDLPLRLGLTPVREAAELLGSHIEAAFGCEQPLDLLGFSIGGVIARTWVQLLGGHRRTRRLTSVGSPQQGTLTAHPWPARLLAGIADLRYGSQLLEQLNGNLSNLAGIECCSFYSAIDLAVLPGWRAVLPVGRRQMLPVWAHPQLLRSARALKPLTEELLRP; translated from the coding sequence ATGGCTGATTGCGGCGAGAACGGCACCAGGTCTTCACATCTCGATGACCCGGGCGGCCAGCCCAGCCCTCCCCTGGTGCTTGTGCATGGGCTGCTGGATAGCCCGCTGGTGTTTAACGGCCTCAAACGTTCCCTGGCCAACCGGCGCCAGCCCCTGCTGCTGCCAGATCTGCCCTTGCGGCTCGGGCTCACCCCCGTGCGGGAAGCGGCGGAACTGCTGGGCAGCCACATCGAGGCGGCCTTCGGGTGCGAGCAGCCCCTAGACCTGCTGGGCTTCTCGATCGGCGGGGTGATCGCCCGCACCTGGGTGCAACTGCTTGGGGGCCACCGGCGCACCCGCCGCCTGACCAGCGTGGGCAGTCCCCAGCAGGGCACCCTCACCGCCCACCCCTGGCCGGCTCGCCTGCTGGCTGGCATAGCCGATCTCAGGTATGGCAGCCAACTGCTGGAGCAGCTCAACGGCAACCTCAGCAACCTGGCTGGGATCGAGTGCTGCAGCTTTTACTCAGCTATCGATCTGGCGGTGCTGCCGGGCTGGCGGGCCGTATTGCCGGTCGGCAGACGCCAGATGCTGCCGGTGTGGGCCCATCCCCAACTGCTGCGCTCGGCGCGGGCCCTGAAGCCCCTCACCGAGGAGCTGCTGCGGCCATGA